In one window of Porites lutea chromosome 8, jaPorLute2.1, whole genome shotgun sequence DNA:
- the LOC140946185 gene encoding 4-galactosyl-N-acetylglucosaminide 3-alpha-L-fucosyltransferase FUT6-like, giving the protein MGRRWAKYFFFLAAGLAIFYFREWFFFQFRMKFPLKSNKLTMEDMNIALGTTTEQEKTKTLLLVYTVFFGTEKWIQDRGSCGFEDKFQFTAKKCLSGDFELTYDKNRFKESDLVIFHARDMPDVEHLGTLLKDRPKSQRWVYALWESPNATPNPAPLNGLFNLTWTYRSDSDFWSPYGSYVVLSEEEKINKTRNIPDYSQGKTELVAWRSSNCRAQPRISLVQELKKYIKVDVFKRCSEMFGQRRGCPAPMSNCLQKKYKFYLSFENALCEDYITEKYWNVLGEDLNVVPVVMGGADYTKLAIPGSYINVLDFKTVKQLADYLHYLDTNNTAYNEYFKWRLKYKVFRGNLDLSLCQICKWYVSKSPLEPKVYHDLADHWVTKGKCNAKNHLVTNMWETQSVITTLSFYFLPFVLAVLALVLALQRRLARKS; this is encoded by the exons caaaatattttttcttccttGCCGCTGGACTCGCCATTTTCTACTTTAGAGAGtggttttttttccaatttcgaATGAAATTTCCATTGAAAAGCAACAAGCTAACAATGGAGGACATGAACATAGCTCTAGGCACAACAActgaacaagaaaaaacaaaaacgctcTTACTCGTTTACACCGTTTTTTTTGGAACCGAAAAGTGGATACAAGATCGTGGTAGCTGCGgatttgaagacaaatttcaaTTCACCGCAAAGAAATGTCTCTCAGGCGATTTCGAACTAACATATGACAAAAATCGGTTTAAGGAAAGCGACTTGGTGATATTTCACGCCAGAGACATGCCGGATGTAGAGCATCTTGGAACACTGTTGAAAGACAGGCCCAAATCGCAACGCTGGGTGTATGCTCTGTGGGAAAGTCCAAATGCAACACCAAATCCAGCCCCGTTAAACGGGCTGTTTAATTTAACATGGACGTATAGGAGTGATTCAGATTTCTGGTCGCCATACGGAAGCTACGTAGTACTAAGtgaagaagagaaaattaaCAAAACGCGAAATATTCCGGACTATTCCCAAGGAAAAACCGAACTGGTGGCCTGGAGGAGTAGCAATTGTCGCGCTCAACCTCGAATATCTTTAGTACAAGAactaaaaaaatacattaaagtTGACGTGTTTAAAAGATGTTCCGAAATGTTTGGGCAGAGAAGAGGTTGCCCTGCTCCAATGAGCAATTGCCTTCAAAAAAAGTACAAGTTCTACTTGTCATTCGAGAATGCTTTATGCGAGGACTACATCACAGAGAAGTATTGGAATGTACTTG GTGAAGACCTCAATGTTGTCCCAGTCGTGATGGGAGGTGCAGATTACACCAAGCTGGCTATTCCTGGGTCTTACATCAATGTTTTGGACTTCAAAACTGTGAAACAACTGGCGGATTACCTTCATTATTTGGACACTAACAATACCGCTTATAACGAATACTTTAAATGGAGATTAAAATACAAAGTGTTTCGCGGCAACCTTGATTTATCGTTGTGTCAAATATGCAAATGGTATGTTTCAAAATCACCACTTGAGCCAAAGGTTTATCATGATCTTGCAGATCATTGGGTgacaaaaggaaaatgtaatGCGAAAAATCACCTTGTCACAAATATGTGGGAAACTCAATCGGTAATTACTACATTATCTTTTTACTTTTTGCCGTTTGTTTTGGCTGTTTTGGCTTTAGTGCTGGCATTACAAAGAAGACTAGCCAGAAAAAGCTAA